In Lycium ferocissimum isolate CSIRO_LF1 chromosome 3, AGI_CSIRO_Lferr_CH_V1, whole genome shotgun sequence, the genomic window CCGAGTCTACCTCGATCAGCCCAAGGACTTACCCATTTGGTCTCTTGGATACGAGCTATATTAATCTTCctcttcttaagaatcttaactagctCTTGGACTTCCCGTTAACGTTCCAATGTTCCAAAGATCCTACTCTCAACCTAGACGCTCTTGTCACCCATAACCTAACCTCTGCTCCCGAGTCCCCCACGAGAACATGACCCTGATACCTCACCAAGAACAATAGCCACGAAAATGAGTATGAACTAATAAACTATACAAAAGTCTAAAGGTAGCAAAAAAAATGTAACTACAAGTGTATGGACAAATAATGGATATGGCAACGGAGGTACCAACTCCGATTGAAATGAACACGATCGCCGCCGGAAAACACCGTTCAACGTTCGAAATCTTCGCATTTGCCGGATTCTTGTTCCTTGTCGAATTCTTGTTAAAAATGGGAATTATTCTCACTGAGAGAAACGGGAGCGAGagagaacaagaaaagaaacgagaaaaaagaaaaaaaaagagagagaaagagggccCAGGAAAATGCtcccggaaaaaaaaaatctccggCGATGACGCTATGTGTTCACGGCGCCGATgactaaaaaaaagaaaaaaggagaagaaaagaagaagaggagaagaagaaaaggaaagagagaaaaagtagATCAAAAAAAGTAGATACGGCGGAAAAGTGGCGGCGTTACACAGTCGGAGTTATACAGGCGGTGGTACGCGGTAATTTGACGGGATGGCGAGTGGGAGGAGGGAGGGAGATGTTACCGttggagagaggagagagagagagagagagagagagagaggacaCCTAAGGACATTCATTCGATACAGAATGGTTTAGTTTAGTAGTATTTTTACTATTTAGAGAGTATTTGATTAAATTAATCTTTACCTCTTCAACATTATTAATTAAGAAGTGAGTGTTGAAAGACTTCTTTTACAAATTTGTTCAAATCATATATAAtgtgttaaattttaaaataattaataccttctttaacttttaaaataatcgcatattttgaatcaaatttaaaagttaaaaaatcaAGTGGACCGGAGGTATATGTTGATGGGAGGACTTAATAAGAAGCTCCGTCAAGTATTACCTCCatgttcttttattttgatatggagtttaagaaagtaaataacacttttgaattatgttatcgtaaattaaaaatatatctaatGTGTCAAAATAACCTTCAATcttatggtcttaaacatgtcacgtaaaaagttaaaattaaaatgttaattaaaaaaaaagacatacttttttaaatatactaaaaataaaactaagacaaacaaaataaaactgAGGAAGTATATTACAACTcgaggggtcgtttggtagacgGTATAAGGCAGGATATACCGGTATTAAATTTTTGGATTAAATTTATACCATGTTTGATTTGAGTTACTAATTAGTCCCGATATAAAACTATACCACAATCTTGAATAATATTATCCCATTTTCTAGGTGGTATAACTAATATCAAGCACATGCTTTagattatatatgatatatttcaCCTTTAGTCTAATGAATCAAATAAGAACAAGTACTAAATAAGCCAGAAATTATTTAgtcccaaaattataatttcagaACTATAAGCATAACTTTATTAGCGTACCAAACAACCACTAAGGGTGTCAAGTTAATATCgcacaagtaaaaatgaatggaGTAATAAGTATAGCTAAAGTCAAACGCACGAAGAGGACGACTCACTGATCGAGACGAGAAAGAAGCAAGGAAGAAGCAAACAACAGTTTCCATCATTTCAGCCAACACCCACCCTCTACCTTGCCAGAGAAAGGTACCTATCGACTTGTAATTTGCAAAACCCTCGTGGACCCGCCCCTTTCTATATCAGACTCTTCATTCCATAACACTATAAAGTATTAAAAAATCACCATGTTCTCTCAGTGTCAACATTACAATCCCAGTAGGAAATAGTagaaataataattacaacaacatacccattaAAATTCAATAAATTGAGTTTTAGAGAGGATAGAGTGAACGTAAATTTTATCCTTATCTTGAAAGGTAAAAAGATTCTTTTCGGTAGATCTTTGATATAAagacaaataatttaaaatagtaTAAAAAGTCAGAACAAAATGCTATAAAAAACATGATAATACTATCTGAAAGAATAGTTATAACTACCGCAAATAATTTGGATATCGGAAAATCTAGCCCTAGCACTATAGCCAAGCCGCAATAATAATTGACGAGCAATGTtggaaaaaagaggaaaagataGCTCGTGGATTACCATATAAGTTTTCAACAACTTCAGTACTTTATGTCGTCAATAAATTCCATCTTCCTCAGCCTCTTTCTCATTGGCAATACTGAAATTGCATATAAATCCAAAAGGCAACCAGTCAAGTCACAAGTGGTTATAAACAAGTAGCTAGTAGTAAGCCCTGGAAGCACGtgtttgtgttgtgttgtgttggatttgaaggagaaaaattaaaagaggTTAGAGATAAAGACCACAGAATCCCAATGCCCGTGTCTAAATCCTTTCACCGCTATATGCTTGGATCAACATTCTATGTTTTCTAATACAACTGCTTTTATTAAGGATCTCAACAGGATGAagatgaaaaatcaaaagagtttGAGAATCTGTTTCATTTATCATGGCAAAAGCTTTTCCTCTGAATGGTGAGAACTGCCCTGACACTACCGGTGAGGACGAGAAGTTGCAGGCCACCACCAAGGAACTCAATAACGTGCACTGTgataagggcaaaatggtcagAAAGAGAGCTGCCTCCGACATGGAGATCCAGGCCGGCGAAGAACAAAGGTATCTTCGCCGGCCTGCTACCATAGCTGGGTCTCATTCGACCCAGCTTGGTGGTGATTTAAGGGTTTGTGGTACTACTAGTAATTTTGGTGGTCACAATATCAACAGTATCCCAACAACGACTCACCACGTTTCCAACTACTCCACTATGCAAATGTTGACGTCAAAAGGGCCTGACTACACCGGTTTTTCTAATTCTATCCCAAACCTTACCAATTACACTGATGCCGTAACATCATCCCAAAAccagaacaacaacaacaataatcaatcccCATCTGTTTGTGTTTTCTCCGGTTTGCCTCTCTTTCCTCCTGATAGAAACCGCCAAAACAGCGGTTTACTACTCCAGCAACCAGCAGCAGTTGTTTCTTCCCCTCTTACAACTGGAAGAATCGAATCCATGGATGACAATACGTCGGCGACAGCATGGATTGATGGTATTATAAAGGATTTAATCAACAGTTCTGCTCAAGTTTCCGTACCCCAACTCATCCAGAATGTTAGGGAGATAATCCACCCTTGCAATCCATATCTCGCCTCCCTCTTGGAGTACAGGCTTCGCTCTCTCACAAGTAATAATAATGCTAATGGTGGTGGCGCTGATCAAAATGACCCCATGGAATGCTGGAGAAGAAAAGAACCGTTGTCACAGCTTGCAAATTTACAACAGGCCCAAAACAATCCCAATTTATTGCAGCAGAATATGTTGTCCATTCCGGATTCCTCAAATAATCAGTACTTAAACTGGGAAATCGCTTTGCCAGCCAGCCACAACGCTCCGTTGGTGGGCGGCAATAATCCCACTGCAACAGATCTTTCTTTTGTTACGCCTCCTATTCTTTCTCCTCAAgtgcagcagcagcagcagcagcaacaacaacaacaacaagaatctCCTCAGCATCAGCCCGTAGTAGATTTAGAACAACAGAAGCAGCAGCAATCTTCTAATTCTCTATCTCCGACGTCGGTGGCTGATAGTACCACCAAAACAAAAACTGCAACACCTACTCCGGTCCCGGTCAATACATACagagagaaaaaggaagaagagcGACAACAGAAGAGGGATGAAGAAGGATTGCACCTTTTGACCTTACTCTTACAATGTGCTGAAGCTGTATCCTCTGATAATTTAGAGGAAGCAAATAAAATGCTATTAGAAGTGTCAGAACTCTCGACTCCGTTTGGCACATCTGCACAGCGTGTCGCTGCGTATTTCTCCGAAGCCATGTCAGCAAGGCTGTTGAATTCATGCTTGGGAATATACGCAGCGCTACCAATGACGAGCCTTCCCGTGCTGTACACCCAAAAGATGGCGTCCGCCTTCCAGGTGTTTAACGGGATCAGTCCCTTCATAAAGTTCTCTCATTTTACAGCCAATCAGGCTATACAAGAAGCTTTTGAGAGAGAAGACCGGGTGCACATTATAGACCTTGATATAATGCAAGGTCTACAATGGCCCGGTCTTTTTCATATCTTGGCTTCCAGGCCCGGTGGGCCTCCTTTCGTCCGGCTCACCGGGCTTGGAACATCCATGGATGCTCTCGAGGCTACAGGCAAACGATTGTCCGATTTTGCTGAGAGATTAGGACTTCCTTTTGAGTTTTTACCTGTTGCGGATAAAGTTGGGAATTTGGATGCTGAGAAATTGAATGTGAGCAAGAGAGAAgctgttgcggttcattggttgCAACATTCCCTGTATGATGTTACTGGCAGCGACTCTAATACCCTCTCCCTCTTGCAAAGGTACTATTTCtggatactttttttttttccctctgaTTCAGAATCAATGACAAATTTCTATATTAGGAAATCTTTGACATCAaacttttattttacttttactgTAATTTTTGTAGCTATGGAATGCTTTAACATATTAGAAATAGCAAATTTCAAAAAGACACTTATTATATTTTCTGTCTAGTAATATACtgtcatataaaatgaaatggagGATAGTTATACTACTGGTATCATTAATGCCTACAGTAACAACCATTTGCCAAATTCAATTCAACATTGGAAACAATAACACTGCATAATTCATAGTGTCAATACTACTATCATTATTGTGGTTGATACCTATTGCCAAGCATGTAGCGAACATATGGGATGAGACTTGATATAATGAAATTACAATCTGATATTTCTAAATTAGGTTGAAATTATTTAGTAATAAAAATTGTCATGAAAAGGAGTTTAAGAAGTTGTTTTTTTCTACCTAAGTTATTTAAAGTTTTATCTAtctcttcttttcttaattttacTGTTAATTCTCGACAACAAATATCATTATGCAGTTTAAcgtaaggaaaaaaaagaatcttCACACAGTATTTATCTTATCTTTACACGGCGCTTAAAGGGTCTTACTCTTTGACCAGCGGTGATTCTCTTTTTCGGTAAACCTGAAAAAAGAAGGATAAAAAGGCCAATCACTTTTAGCACCAAAAGCTGTCTTCTCTCGTGAATGCCTCACTTAGGCCTCCGTGCCTGGTTAATTTACCTGAATTCTCTCTTATAAGCTCAAACATGTAAAGATTTTGGGCAGCACGccctaaaagaaaagaaaaacgaTAGAGAGAGAAACTATGTACCATTGGGGGTGAATTTTGATAGTTTATGTAAATAGACACAAATGCAAGATAATAATTTGATGGAATCTAAcctttaagttttaaattttattgaacTCGTTACATTTTTGAATTATGAGTTTGAAATCTAtgtttattaaaattttaatgattttttatttattttggcaCACTGgaaaacactaaaaaaataattcatctgtctcaatttatgtgacacttttcgttTTTTGAGAGTTAATTTGGTTAacctttgaagctaaattggattatattaacacaatattttaagattaaaatttatatatttgaaaagtactataagttgcaactttttccatatcaatttggtgaaaaaagacattttaaaatgttgatGAAAGTTCATACTGAAtcgaaaagtgccacataaattgggacaaatgGAGTATTACAGGATTTCAAAAGTAACCCCGCTTAAGTCGGAGTAGGAACTCCATACTCTTGAATGCATTTCCCCATATTATTAGATCCTCATCATGATTATGCCATTTGTTTAGCAGAAAGTCTGGCACATTGGTTCGCCTATATCCAAATATGTTTATTAATAAAGGTCTTGTTGACATTCAACCCTAGACCCGATATGTTGTATTTGTCTTGCTACATTCAACAAATATATTAATGATTCTCATAACATTGAATTCAGATCAACCCATCACTTGTGCTCGACATATGTATGAGTTAGTGGATTTGGTTTAATCTTCTGTTTTACTTCAGGTTGGCTCCAAAGGTGGTGACAGTAGTAGAACAGGACCTGAGCCACGCGGGTTCATTCCTGGGGAGGTTCGTGGAAGCAATACATTACTACTCAGCTCTATTTGACTCACTGGGCGCGTGCTACGGGGAAGAGAGCGAGGAAAGACACGTCGTGGAGCAACAGCTCTTGTCAAAAGAGATACGAAATGTGTTAGCTGTTGGAGGTCCTTCGAGAAGTGGTGAGGTGAAGTTCAACAACTGGAGGGAAAAGCTTCAACAATCTGGCTTTAGGTGTTTATCTCTTGCAGGTAATGCTGCAGCACAAGCTACACTTTTGCTTGGAATGTTCCCATCTCAGGGATACACTTTGGTTGAGGATAATGGAACTCTTAAGCTTGGTTGGAAAGATCTTTGCTTGTTTAGTGCTTCTGCATGGAGGCCTAATTCCTTGCATGCTGCATCCGGTGCTCGTCACTTCTCTCGTACCAATGTGGATTAGAAAGCCTCTATGCAGTCAAGTCGGTGAATTTCGAATACTGAATGATTAAAAAAGGGAAATGCGCGGTCAGAAAATTTGTCATCCCTTCATTTGCCAGTGTAGTTTACAACTCATCTTTTCATGTCATGTGTATCTATACATCGCGAAGGTGCGGTTTGTTAACTCATTTTTTGTTCAGTAATCATTAATTATGTTgcttttcttaaattttctcaaatttattgttccatttttatttgaagttgaatttaaaGATAtcttgaaaagggaaaaaatgtgTGTTTCATCTCTATCAAAAATTCTAACTTTGGTCTCGTTAATATTCAAGTAAAGGAGCATTTATAGAGAATTTCCTATGTCTCTCATCTCCAATTGATTTGAAATTGACGCGTACATGTGGATTTAACCTACTAAAATTATAGAAACTTGTCAGCCAGAGGACTATAAGTGCACAACTATATTAATCAAAGGTTAAATGTGCTTAGCTAGTAATATATAGGCTAAAATTAAATTCAATAACGATTGAGGGATGAAAAGCTTAATTATCCACTTTTAGACATTGAATGTTTATGTGTTTCCATGTCTATACACTTCATCTTTTCCCAAAATTTGGTAAATTGAATTAAGATACCAATATGGTGAAGTTGAGAAGTGATTGACAAATGAACTAATTAAAAgtaaacaaaatatgaagagCAAGGCGTGAAAGAGAGGATCATCGTGAGATTTAAACCAAAGGTCAAGCAGATGTGATGATTTTTACCTTGTGATATCAAAGAATATTAAACTAAACAAAGGTCAAGTGACAATACGAATTACAACGTGACAGGAAATTAGTAGAGAAAGAAACGACTTACTGGTAGAGACtcatatattctattttctatgaATAAACAAAACTATACATACCAGCTTAAAGTATATGTTAATTCATCATTTATAAGATCCTTGGATATATAATTGCAGATCTCAGTTATTCCTTAAACTAAGACATGTTGTTCCCCCGTGTTCAGAACTGTAGGAAAGCACAACCAGAAACTGGAAAAACcagtaagtagaaaatgaaaaCAGAAACTGtgtaaagttggaaaaattgcaGAAATTAAGAAATATCCGAGACCACAGAATTcactgtgtgtccttaaggaatttaaccCCTCCTTGTACCCGAGGTTATGGATTGTTTCCTCCCGGGATAAAACGGATATACATTGCAGGAGTGGCGGTACCTCAAACGCCTACGACTTCGACGAACTCAAATTCGGGAACGAAACACACTAAGACTCGATAgtttttatttctggaaaaaaagaaaaaaaaagaatgcagAATTTGCAATGCAGGAAAATTTCAGTAGTTGAAAAATGAGGCATTGCCTCAGTTTATATAGCCTCGAAAATGCATTCGGAATAGGCTTGGTGGTACATTCGGAAAGGCCTTgccttttccgaaaaaaataagaacgttGGGAACAGTTgggatttaaatttaattaattaccaaTTAACCAATTAATATTTTCCCacggaaattaaaaaataatttcagaaaatgaagattgaattttaaataaatttggtccaaaaagattatcaatcaatcagatcatttgaccaaatccaaatccaaatccaaatccaaatccaaatccgaaGCCGAGCCGAAcgacgacgacggcgcgaggggaGTCCCTCTTCTCAACCCTTTAAGAGCTAGAAGAAGTGCTTTCTAATATAAGTACATAACTTTCTCTTTCTACCACCAATGTGGTACAAAGCTCCTTTTCAAAGGAACTTTGCTTTgaaacttcattttccttccattgtcttttttttttccctccatttctcattcacaccaacTTAGCTAGCTTCAATCATTAACTAGCTttaacaatcccccacatgaatggggaatggctatatgatgaaaaacatgcatgacAAAAAACTATGTGATTCGTAAGCAAGGATTAATCGCATCTGGATAAGTAGATTTCtctttgaactttccgtagtgagcatatgtcggatatactcggtcaatcggtagatttgatatctttgaaccgtcgagctttggtgtatacctagacaaccACATGTCACACAATTAACCCTTTAACCGTCTTTGGTTCTCATTGTTTTGTTCGTTTCAGCCATGAACACTGCTTGGTTCATAAGTGCGTAGAGAATTGGCCTTACAGAATTCTCCTTGAAGCGGCTTACACTTCACACTTACATAGGTGATTCCTAAATGTGTCATCTCGTAGATGCACTATTTGATATGCCCCGtatcaaacttagaaaccattaaaaagccTTAATGCTTTATCTGGTACCGAACATTGTCTCATCACGAGAATGGACCAAAAAGTTATTGTGCAATGTTGAACCGTCATCAatgactttgtttgatctctttgaacctagatcttgggatctccagtcttctaggtagagttaccgccaCGATGACTTGTCCTCGGCCATAGTCCCATTCCCCTCGATGATCTTTCAACCACCTCTCTAGTTAGGCCTTTAGTTAGTGGATCCGACACATTATCTCTTGACTTAACATAGTCAATTGTGATAATTCCACTAGAGAGTAGTTGTCTAACGGTATTATGTCTTCGTCGTATGTGACGAGACTTTCCGTTGTACATAACGCTCCCGGCTCTTCCTATTGCCGCTTGGCTATCGCAATGTATGCATATAGGAGCCAACGGTTTGGGCCAAAATGGAATGTCTTCTAAGAAATTCCGGAGCCATTCAGCTTCTTCACCGGCTTTGTCTAGAGCTATGAACTCAGACTCCATTGTAGAGCGAGTGATAAATGTCTGTTTGGATGACTTCTAAGACACTACTCCTCTACCTATGGTAAAAACGTATCCACTTGTGGATTTAGTTTCAGTTGAACTGGTGATCCAATTTGCATCACTGTATCCTTCAATAACTGCAGGATACCTGTTATAATGCAAAGCAAAGTTTTGAGTATGTTTCAAATACCCCAAAACTCATTTCATTGCACTTGACCAATGATTTTGGTCGGGATTACTGGTGTAGCGACTTAGTTTACTTATAGCACACGCAATATCAGGTCGCGTACAATTCATgatatacatcaaacttcccaGCACTCTGGCATAATCCAATTGAGAATGACTTTCACCTTTATTCTTTGCAAGAGCAAGGTTCATATCAATTGGCGTCTTTGCAACTTTAAAGTCCAAATACTTAAACTTTTCAAGCACTTTTTCAATATAATGAGATTGAGACAATGCTAGACCTTGAGGAGTCTTATGGATTTTAATTCCCAGAATTAAATCGGCaactcctaagtctttcatatcaaacttactagCAAGCATGCGCTTAGTAGCATTTATGTTAGCAATGTCGTTACTCATTATTAACATATCATCCACGTATAAATAAACAATGACGACGTGGTTCGGAGTGTTTTTAATGTAGACACATTTATCACACTCATTATCTTGAATCCATTTGACAGCATCGTATGGTCAAATTTTGCATGCCACTGTTTGGGTGCTTATTTTAGTCCGTAAAGAGACTTAACAAGTCGACacaccttcttttctttccctgGAACTACAAACCCTTCGggttgttccatgtaaatttcttcctccaacTCTCCATTTAAGGAGGTTgttttcacatccatttgatggatttcaagaTCGTACACGGCGACTAACGCTACTAACACTCGAATAGATGTAATCCTCGTTACCTGCGAGTATGTATCAAAGTAATCAAGACCTTCTCGTTGTCTAAACCCTTTAACAActagtcttgccttatatttatcaatagTACCATCAGCTCTCATTTTCCGCTTG contains:
- the LOC132049843 gene encoding protein SCARECROW-like codes for the protein MAKAFPLNGENCPDTTGEDEKLQATTKELNNVHCDKGKMVRKRAASDMEIQAGEEQRYLRRPATIAGSHSTQLGGDLRVCGTTSNFGGHNINSIPTTTHHVSNYSTMQMLTSKGPDYTGFSNSIPNLTNYTDAVTSSQNQNNNNNNQSPSVCVFSGLPLFPPDRNRQNSGLLLQQPAAVVSSPLTTGRIESMDDNTSATAWIDGIIKDLINSSAQVSVPQLIQNVREIIHPCNPYLASLLEYRLRSLTSNNNANGGGADQNDPMECWRRKEPLSQLANLQQAQNNPNLLQQNMLSIPDSSNNQYLNWEIALPASHNAPLVGGNNPTATDLSFVTPPILSPQVQQQQQQQQQQQQESPQHQPVVDLEQQKQQQSSNSLSPTSVADSTTKTKTATPTPVPVNTYREKKEEERQQKRDEEGLHLLTLLLQCAEAVSSDNLEEANKMLLEVSELSTPFGTSAQRVAAYFSEAMSARLLNSCLGIYAALPMTSLPVLYTQKMASAFQVFNGISPFIKFSHFTANQAIQEAFEREDRVHIIDLDIMQGLQWPGLFHILASRPGGPPFVRLTGLGTSMDALEATGKRLSDFAERLGLPFEFLPVADKVGNLDAEKLNVSKREAVAVHWLQHSLYDVTGSDSNTLSLLQRLAPKVVTVVEQDLSHAGSFLGRFVEAIHYYSALFDSLGACYGEESEERHVVEQQLLSKEIRNVLAVGGPSRSGEVKFNNWREKLQQSGFRCLSLAGNAAAQATLLLGMFPSQGYTLVEDNGTLKLGWKDLCLFSASAWRPNSLHAASGARHFSRTNVD